A genome region from Geobacter pickeringii includes the following:
- a CDS encoding HD-GYP domain-containing protein — protein MSLDLCKMSLQQTRDLLELTDATLRSLCCRRFTGEELYVEAIRRVLGGKGRRGPQSIFVAMNGEPGCLCRGRVFHLRSGEIIEGSEDILIDPSSVYAIPSLSDAVIVSNWSEASETIDTYQALFHPKVKEFVGAPITNFIACRISGEPRGAIFAFNYVREATEYDAGVLMSLAVVIGSLVTLSNEVRETESAFVYTIEALARACEAAEEATGEHIVRVNRYAGALAANLGLSPDFVETISYSAQMHDVGKIRVPNEILLKPGRLTADEERLMRLHPVFGEKILGDSPRLRVAREVAVAHHENWDGSGYPYGLKGGDIPLAGRIVKLADVYDALRSRRSYKPPLSHRDALEVFRRGDDRIEPKRHFDPDILKTFFEIEHMYESIYESVAVAPPREWSF, from the coding sequence GTGAGTTTGGATCTTTGCAAGATGTCCCTTCAGCAGACTCGAGACTTGCTTGAGCTTACGGACGCCACGCTCAGAAGTCTCTGCTGCAGGCGTTTCACGGGTGAGGAGTTATACGTCGAGGCCATCAGGCGGGTTCTGGGAGGCAAGGGCCGGCGTGGTCCCCAGAGCATTTTTGTTGCTATGAATGGAGAACCGGGTTGCTTGTGTCGTGGACGGGTTTTTCATCTTAGATCGGGTGAAATAATCGAGGGGTCGGAAGATATTCTTATCGATCCGTCTTCAGTATACGCTATCCCGTCTCTGAGTGACGCCGTTATTGTTTCGAACTGGAGTGAAGCCAGTGAAACAATTGACACGTACCAGGCATTGTTTCATCCCAAAGTAAAGGAATTCGTCGGCGCTCCCATTACTAATTTCATTGCGTGCCGTATAAGCGGCGAGCCTCGGGGTGCGATATTCGCATTTAACTACGTTCGTGAGGCTACGGAGTACGATGCCGGCGTGCTTATGAGCCTGGCAGTTGTCATCGGTTCACTTGTCACACTCTCCAACGAAGTGCGGGAGACCGAAAGTGCGTTCGTGTACACCATAGAGGCTCTCGCCCGTGCCTGTGAAGCGGCTGAAGAGGCTACCGGCGAACATATCGTGCGGGTCAATCGATATGCGGGGGCGCTTGCCGCCAATCTGGGTTTGTCACCGGATTTTGTTGAGACGATTTCATACTCCGCCCAAATGCACGATGTCGGCAAGATTCGGGTGCCGAACGAGATATTGCTAAAGCCCGGTCGGCTCACAGCGGATGAAGAGCGATTGATGAGGCTGCATCCGGTGTTCGGCGAGAAAATCCTAGGCGATTCACCCCGTTTACGCGTTGCCCGTGAGGTTGCCGTTGCGCACCATGAGAACTGGGATGGAAGCGGGTATCCCTATGGTTTAAAGGGGGGTGATATTCCTCTGGCTGGCCGGATAGTGAAGCTTGCTGACGTCTATGACGCGCTCAGATCCCGCCGCAGCTATAAACCTCCTCTGAGCCATCGGGATGCTTTGGAGGTTTTTCGCCGCGGGGATGACCGTATAGAACCGAAGAGGCATTTTGATCCGGACATCCTGAAAACCTTCTTCGAAATTGAGCACATGTACGAATCGATTTACGAAAGTGTTGCTGTTGCTCCGCCCCGAGAATGGTCATTTTGA
- a CDS encoding RNA methyltransferase — MNRSEERATVAHIKEQISVVLVEPQSPGNVGMVCRAMKNMGLRELRIVKGCCLDHPEALKFAVSAKDLLEGARVFSTLQEALADTELSVATTRRHGKYRQEIFSPTEIVAKIAANLSANRAAFVFGREDNGLSTDELSLCRWHATIPTSNEYGSLNLAQAVLIFCYELFKELGESLPEGEERGLAGSSELESLFGQMEHTLMRIGFLNPQNPAHIMRSMRRIFSRAELDGREVVVLRGMMTQIDWATDQFRGKKGR, encoded by the coding sequence GTGAACAGGAGTGAGGAACGGGCAACAGTCGCCCATATTAAGGAACAAATTTCGGTGGTCCTGGTCGAACCGCAAAGTCCCGGCAATGTCGGGATGGTCTGCCGGGCAATGAAAAACATGGGGCTGCGTGAGCTCCGCATTGTCAAAGGGTGTTGCCTTGATCATCCGGAGGCGCTCAAGTTTGCGGTGTCGGCAAAAGATCTGCTCGAGGGCGCCCGGGTATTTTCTACGCTTCAGGAGGCGCTTGCGGACACCGAACTGTCGGTTGCCACAACCAGGCGACACGGGAAGTACCGACAGGAGATTTTTTCGCCAACGGAAATTGTTGCAAAAATCGCCGCAAACCTTTCTGCCAACAGGGCTGCCTTTGTGTTCGGCAGAGAGGATAATGGCCTTTCCACCGATGAACTCTCCCTCTGCCGATGGCATGCCACCATCCCCACTTCGAACGAATACGGTTCCCTGAATCTGGCCCAGGCAGTGCTGATTTTCTGCTATGAACTCTTCAAGGAGCTTGGCGAGAGTCTTCCGGAAGGAGAGGAGCGAGGCCTTGCCGGTTCGTCTGAACTGGAATCGCTCTTTGGGCAGATGGAACATACTCTCATGCGGATCGGCTTTCTCAATCCCCAGAATCCGGCACATATAATGAGGAGCATGCGGCGCATCTTTTCCCGTGCTGAACTGGACGGACGCGAGGTAGTCGTTTTGCGGGGGATGATGACACAGATCGATTGGGCAACCGATCAATTCAGGGGCAAGAAGGGACGATGA
- a CDS encoding GTPase-activating protein has protein sequence MFLLPKGNPLYENIAAAKVKLPEMFDKLKGSGFTGYLKFTFPSSLAVLFFEAGKLISAMLEQEGKKSSGFEAIAGICNYVFEGGGSLSVYKLSKDLTMCLHAMIHGNVLYQGQELKLIDIKGLLEKLKAQRLNGCLRIYTDDRAALIFYKEGAPLGFFHDGSTDIETSASESQKIAGLPGAKIDVLSTKSADELMHYDLLEMVNIVKLWESTGSRFATERDKIKKEAEAVDRKQSAEKLKELEDDLKEVAVAYIGKMGASLVEKELGDRGGRTILLDNLLVVEFLCGIERGAKLLTSMSKTREMLETMKNEIAERTRA, from the coding sequence ATGTTTCTTCTTCCCAAGGGAAATCCATTGTATGAGAATATCGCGGCGGCAAAAGTAAAGCTTCCGGAGATGTTTGACAAACTGAAGGGGAGCGGCTTCACCGGCTATCTGAAATTTACCTTTCCTTCTTCTCTTGCAGTTCTTTTTTTCGAAGCCGGAAAGTTAATCAGTGCGATGCTCGAGCAAGAGGGAAAAAAGTCCAGCGGGTTCGAAGCGATTGCAGGAATATGTAACTACGTGTTTGAGGGGGGAGGATCGCTCAGCGTCTACAAGCTTTCAAAGGACCTGACGATGTGTCTCCACGCCATGATCCACGGAAATGTCCTGTATCAGGGTCAAGAGCTCAAGCTGATCGATATCAAGGGACTTCTGGAGAAGCTCAAAGCTCAGCGACTCAATGGCTGCCTTCGCATTTATACCGATGATCGCGCCGCTTTGATTTTCTACAAAGAAGGGGCTCCCCTCGGTTTTTTCCATGACGGTTCGACCGACATCGAAACGTCTGCTTCCGAGTCGCAGAAGATTGCCGGGCTGCCGGGAGCGAAGATCGATGTCCTGTCTACGAAGAGTGCTGATGAGTTGATGCATTACGATCTGCTCGAGATGGTCAATATCGTGAAACTCTGGGAGTCGACGGGAAGTCGATTCGCAACGGAGCGCGATAAGATCAAAAAAGAGGCGGAAGCGGTTGACAGAAAACAGTCGGCTGAGAAGCTCAAGGAACTTGAGGATGACCTCAAGGAAGTCGCCGTAGCCTATATCGGGAAAATGGGGGCTTCACTGGTCGAGAAAGAGCTCGGTGACCGAGGAGGTCGTACGATACTTCTCGATAATTTGCTGGTGGTCGAATTCCTTTGCGGAATTGAGCGCGGTGCCAAGCTGTTGACCAGCATGTCCAAGACCAGGGAGATGCTGGAAACCATGAAGAATGAGATCGCAGAACGCACAAGAGCCTGA